Proteins from a single region of Nonomuraea gerenzanensis:
- a CDS encoding effector-associated constant component EACC1: protein MTSSSDHANATASVSAVLVLRSDPDTDPEREEHLVRRLRSEINQLDIESIVPVAAGELPQGAKGVDPVTLGALLVAFSASGGVFTTLIGGVQNWLDRQTGRHRIAVTIDGDTIELERASATQQRELLDAFIQRHSSR, encoded by the coding sequence ATGACAAGCAGCAGCGACCACGCGAACGCGACCGCCTCGGTAAGCGCGGTGCTTGTGCTTCGATCGGATCCGGACACCGACCCGGAGCGTGAAGAGCACTTAGTCCGCCGCCTGCGCAGCGAGATCAACCAACTCGACATCGAGTCCATCGTGCCGGTGGCGGCTGGAGAGCTCCCGCAGGGGGCCAAAGGAGTCGATCCTGTCACGCTCGGAGCGCTGCTCGTGGCCTTCAGTGCCTCGGGTGGGGTGTTCACCACCCTGATCGGAGGCGTCCAGAACTGGCTGGACCGGCAGACCGGACGGCACCGAATCGCAGTGACCATCGATGGCGACACCATCGAGTTGGAGCGCGCCAGCGCCACGCAGCAACGTGAGCTGCTTGACGCCTTCATCCAGCGGCACTCCAGCAGGTAG
- a CDS encoding caspase family protein, with amino-acid sequence MGRRLALLIATYEYHDPGLQQLTAPAHDAEALATVLQDPRIAGFEVTTLINEPHYRVGEAIGDFYRDQLRDDLTLLYFTGHGLKDDDGRLYLAMTNTHRDSLLFTGLAAEQIDQAMETGNSRQKVLILDCCYSGAFPTGRTAKADTTVHSLERFQGRGRTVLTASDATQYSFEGNQIHGQATRSVFTHHLVEGLRDGSADLDGDGNITLDELYDYVHGRVVNEMPQQRPKKQANVEGQTIIAQNINWTLAHRPGRACPSVPHRQ; translated from the coding sequence ATGGGCCGCCGGCTGGCGCTACTGATCGCCACCTACGAATACCACGATCCCGGCTTGCAGCAGCTAACCGCCCCCGCCCACGACGCCGAAGCGCTCGCCACAGTCCTGCAAGACCCGCGCATCGCCGGCTTCGAGGTCACCACGCTCATCAACGAACCGCACTATCGCGTCGGCGAGGCCATCGGCGACTTCTATCGAGATCAGCTACGTGACGACCTGACCTTGCTGTACTTCACCGGCCATGGGCTCAAAGACGACGACGGCCGACTGTACCTGGCCATGACCAACACTCACCGTGACAGCCTGCTGTTCACCGGGCTGGCAGCTGAGCAGATCGATCAGGCGATGGAAACCGGCAACTCACGCCAAAAAGTGCTCATACTCGACTGCTGCTACAGCGGCGCCTTCCCCACCGGCCGGACCGCCAAAGCCGACACCACGGTCCATAGCCTCGAACGCTTCCAGGGACGCGGCCGCACCGTGCTGACCGCCTCCGACGCCACCCAATACTCCTTCGAGGGCAACCAGATACACGGCCAGGCCACCCGATCCGTCTTCACCCACCATCTGGTAGAAGGCCTACGCGATGGCAGCGCCGATCTCGACGGCGACGGCAACATCACCCTCGATGAGCTGTACGACTACGTCCACGGGCGCGTCGTAAACGAAATGCCCCAGCAGCGACCCAAGAAACAGGCAAATGTTGAAGGCCAAACCATCATCGCCCAAAACATCAACTGGACGCTGGCTCACCGCCCTGGACGGGCTTGCCCATCTGTACCGCATCGGCAATAG
- a CDS encoding WD40 repeat domain-containing protein, with protein MLKAKPSSPKTSTGRWLTALDGLAHLYRIGNSAVRGQVHEEIRRLADDDSKLVSAAATDRLQSVLLQHPSERPDQQSSAQPTSPPNATAGLRDHSTASKQVPAPTPGPVIDAEASAALEELYTQGLAALYTDRWDEAIGAFRAIVARDRGYKSSQAKLEQARRGQHLSSLYATAAATEDLKTAIERWEAVVAADSDYRDAPTRLAQARHDQAIAQLRTEAAELYRANQWQAVVSVGERLRQLAPDTPDPDGLIASAQTQLNNAKRDQTLAGFYRQAVHHMEAGKWRLALESLTELHRIGGIGSSFKDSLELAARAHRELTRTVAAIGRARLSTTIAVPKAATAVAFNTGGTQLAVAHQAKSALIVDLSGVEQHRLRHGGWMTWIWDVVYSPDGRFVATAGEDKTARIWDTATGTELLQITHGDQVRGVAFSPDGQRLATASIDKTARIWDATTGTELLRIAQDQALGVAFSPDGRFVATASADKTARIWHATTGTELLQITHGDQVRGVAFSPDGQRLATASIDKTARIWDATTGTELLQITHSDQVRGVAFSPDGRFVATASADKTARIWDATTGTEGLRGTHTSVVWGVAFSPDGRYFASCGDDRTVQLWHLREDE; from the coding sequence ATGTTGAAGGCCAAACCATCATCGCCCAAAACATCAACTGGACGCTGGCTCACCGCCCTGGACGGGCTTGCCCATCTGTACCGCATCGGCAATAGCGCCGTACGAGGCCAAGTGCATGAAGAAATCCGCCGCCTTGCCGACGACGACAGCAAGCTCGTCTCCGCCGCAGCTACCGACCGCCTGCAATCCGTGCTCCTCCAACACCCTTCCGAACGACCTGACCAGCAGTCATCTGCGCAACCGACCTCACCACCGAATGCCACCGCCGGGCTCCGCGACCACAGCACCGCTTCAAAACAAGTACCCGCCCCCACGCCTGGCCCAGTTATAGACGCCGAAGCCTCGGCGGCGCTGGAGGAGCTGTATACCCAGGGCCTGGCAGCGCTGTATACCGACCGGTGGGATGAGGCTATCGGGGCATTCCGGGCGATCGTCGCCCGCGATCGCGGCTACAAAAGCAGCCAGGCCAAGCTAGAGCAGGCTCGGCGCGGACAGCACCTCAGCAGCCTGTACGCGACGGCCGCCGCCACTGAGGACTTGAAGACCGCGATCGAGCGGTGGGAGGCGGTAGTTGCCGCTGATTCCGACTATCGCGATGCGCCGACCCGGTTGGCCCAAGCCCGCCACGATCAGGCCATCGCACAGTTGCGCACCGAAGCCGCCGAGCTGTACCGCGCCAACCAGTGGCAGGCCGTGGTGTCAGTCGGGGAGCGCCTCAGACAACTCGCCCCTGACACACCTGACCCAGATGGGCTCATTGCCTCGGCACAAACTCAACTTAACAACGCCAAACGTGATCAAACCCTCGCTGGTTTCTACAGGCAAGCCGTCCACCACATGGAAGCAGGCAAATGGCGCCTGGCCCTGGAGTCGCTTACAGAGCTCCATCGAATCGGCGGCATCGGTTCCTCCTTCAAAGACAGTCTCGAACTCGCCGCACGAGCTCATCGCGAACTCACCAGGACGGTTGCAGCCATCGGCCGAGCGCGCCTATCCACGACGATCGCTGTGCCTAAGGCCGCCACTGCCGTTGCCTTCAATACTGGCGGTACGCAATTAGCCGTGGCCCATCAAGCGAAGAGCGCACTGATCGTGGACCTTTCGGGGGTTGAGCAGCACCGACTCCGGCACGGTGGCTGGATGACATGGATTTGGGACGTCGTCTATAGCCCCGACGGCCGGTTCGTCGCCACCGCTGGTGAGGATAAGACCGCACGCATCTGGGACACCGCCACCGGCACCGAACTACTCCAAATCACCCACGGCGACCAAGTGCGTGGAGTGGCCTTCAGCCCCGACGGCCAGCGCCTGGCCACTGCCAGCATCGACAAGACCGCGCGCATCTGGGATGCAACCACCGGGACCGAACTACTCCGCATTGCCCAAGACCAGGCGCTTGGGGTGGCCTTTAGCCCCGACGGCCGGTTCGTCGCCACCGCAAGCGCGGACAAGACCGCACGCATCTGGCATGCAACCACCGGGACCGAACTACTCCAAATCACCCACGGCGACCAAGTGCGTGGAGTGGCCTTCAGCCCCGACGGCCAGCGCCTGGCCACTGCCAGCATCGACAAGACCGCGCGCATCTGGGATGCAACCACCGGGACCGAACTACTCCAAATCACCCACAGCGATCAGGTGCGTGGAGTGGCCTTTAGCCCCGACGGCCGGTTCGTCGCCACCGCAAGCGCGGACAAGACCGCACGCATCTGGGACGCAACCACCGGCACCGAAGGTCTCAGGGGCACCCACACTAGCGTGGTGTGGGGGGTTGCCTTCAGCCCCGACGGCCGTTATTTCGCCAGTTGCGGCGACGACAGGACGGTGCAACTGTGGCACCTGCGTGAGGACGAGTGA